A part of Rhopalosiphum maidis isolate BTI-1 chromosome 3, ASM367621v3, whole genome shotgun sequence genomic DNA contains:
- the LOC113558269 gene encoding protein GVQW3-like yields MSENTEQRVCIKFCHKLGKTATETYQMLLLAYGDETMSRARVFEWFKRFKEGRTTVKSDEREGRPSTSRNEEMIQKIRTAIRVQTILTTDLDMRRVAAKFVPKLLSGEQKENRKQIATDLLECSESDDFF; encoded by the exons ATGAGCGAAAATACAGAACAACGAGTGTGCATTAAATTTTGCCATAAACTGGGAAAAACGGCTACTGAAACCTACCAAATGTTATTGTTAGCTTATGGAGATGAAACCATGTCCCGTGCTCGCGTTTTTGAATggtttaaacgatttaaagaGGGTAGAACAACTGTTAAAAGTGATGAACGTGAAGGACGCCCATCAACAAGCCGCAATGAGgaaatgatacaaaaaatacgaACAGCAATACGAG TTCAAACCATATTGACGACTGATTTAGACATGAGAAGAGTTGCAGCCAAATTTGTACCAAAACTGCTCTCAGGTGAGCAAAAAGAAAATCGAAAACAGATCGCCACTGATTTGCTAGAGTGTTCCGAatctgatgattttttttaa